The Deltaproteobacteria bacterium genome contains the following window.
GGCCTCGCCAACCAGGGCGGTTCTTGCTGCCTTCGAAAAGTTCAACCTGGCGAACGTGCAGATTGCTCCTGAGCTGCGCTTTGTCTGGCTGGAGCTCCCTGAAGACGTCCGCCGTTCGCTCGCTGCTGATCCCCAGGTGGAAATTGCTGAACTCAGCCGCTTCCAAGCCGCGGCCGCAGGGCTGACATGGGCTGAAATGGATACCCTGCGAGCCGCCATCATCAGGGGTTTGCTCTCTGCTGCCTGGCAGAGGCTCAGACAAGAACATCAGGAGGCAAACCTCCTCACTGATATGTTTACCGGCAAGGGCGCAGCTTCCAGATCGGACTCTGCAGATTCAGGGCAGCACAGACTGCCGTTGATGCCAGGCATGCTCCGCTGCTGGCTGCGCCAACGTTTCAGCAGAACTGCCCAGAATCTCGCAGAGGTGAGAAAGGAGCTGGACCGCCGCTTGCAGGGCCACCCGCAGCTTTACAAGGATCTGCTCGAGGAAGCTCTCAACGATCTCATCAGACAACGTCTCAGTGTGGCTGTACAATTTCAAGAAAGCGGCTCAAGTAGAGAGCACGACTTTGAACTGCTCACCCGCTGGATAGACAAGGAGATCCGGCGCAAGATGAGCATGGACAGAGAGCGGCTGCTGCGCTCCCTCTTTGTGCTCGCCAAAATGGAAGGAAACCTTGACAGCCTTACTGCTCTCCTGCGCGGCATCAGAGAAACCTCTGACATTATTGAAGCTGCCTGGCTTCGCTTTACTGAAAACCGGGCTGGCCTGGCGCCTCTACCCGAGCTGCCCCAGGGGAAGATCGGTCTGCGGCTGGCCTTTCTCAAGGACAAGAGCTCGCTCGGCGAATATCTGCGCCATGGGGTGCCTCGAGGCGAAAAAAAACAAATCGTCGCTGCCATGGAGGAGCTCATCATCCATATCCGCTTTCATATCCTGGCAGCCCCGCAAGAGCGGCCAGAGCCGGAAACCATTCTGACAGCCATGCGGAACCGGGGCTACACTCTCGATGGCATCGACAGCGAGGCCCTGCTGGCTCGCATCCGCCTCGAACTGGCAAACAGGAGCCATTATCAAGACGACAAGATTCGCATTTTTACCACTGCCATCGCCCACAACCTGGCCGCTGAAAGTCCTGTCCTGGCTGAAGCCGAGAGACAGCTGTACAGAGAGCGGGCAAATATGCTTGCTGTGGGGCAAGACAGGCAAAACAGAAAACTGGCAGACATCTGCAGCCTTCGCGGGGTGGAACTGGCCAAAGTGAAGGAAAAAATGTACTACCAGCTCTCTGAACTTCTGGAACAGGAGCGGGTGACCTCATTTCAGAAGCGCATCACCCAGATTGTGGCCCAGCTGGACAAGAAACGCCGAGAAATAGGCAACGGCTGGCGATACGGCAAAATCGATCGCCGGACGATCTTCTATCTTCTGCGCACCTTCCAGAAGGAGGCTGCCGCCTGCAGCTGGTCCGATTATCTCACCTTGCTCAGAGACCACTACCTGGAGCCCATGAAGGACCTGGCTCTGAGCGGCCATCCTGACACCGCCGACTTGCAGCAGCAACTTGTCCTGCGAGTGAGCAATGCTCTGGCCGTCGATCTTGTCAAACTGGAAGAGAACGCCAGAAAAGAAGCAAAGGAAGAACTGGAAAGAGCCCTGGCCGATCGTCTGCACCAGGTGACAGAGCTTTTTCACCAGTATGAGAACCCCAAAAAAGGCGAACATATGGGAGAATCGTCATGACAGTTGAAGGAATCATCGGCTATTTACTGCCAATGGAGGTACCCCCTGCGAGGAATCCTGAAGAAGTGGTTGAGTTCGACCTGGCACAAGAGCCCGCAGAGCTCCTGGACGAGCTCCCCACCTCCAGACGCTCAAAGCTTGCCCGGACCATGGAAGCGCTGCAAGCTCAGCTGCAATGTCTGCGCGCTCTGGCACCATACACCTCCATCAACAGGGTGCGCCTGGCGGCAAACCTGCCTTTCGCTGCGTTTCTGGACAGCGACCAGCGGGTCAACCTCTCCCTTGAAGCCCTCAACATCTTTCGCCAGGAAACCATGTGCCTGGCAGAGTATGTCAACACAGTTGCCCTGCTTCCTCGGGCAAGAGACCGCCGACTGCCCCCAGCAATGGCAGGACTGGCCCTGGAGGTGGCAGCTATTCGCTGCTTTCTTGATCGGCTGCGCACAATTGCCGGGAGCAGCAGATTCAACCGTTTCTTGGCCGCTTTCGCAGGCAAGGGGGTGGACCCCGAAGGATCGTGCCGTTTGATGCTGGAGGTGTTTCTGCAGCGGGACGACTGGCGCGAGCGAGATCAGGTGGACATGGTACTCGAGCACCTCGAAAAAGTTGCCGCACCAGATACAGCCTGCGGCCTGGCACTGAGCTCTCTCAAAGGTCTGCTGCAGGATGAGCCACTGCTGTACGAGAATGCCATTTCCGGCTTGATCAGTGAAGCCAGAGGCTCCCTCGGCGACCTGCCCACAGCCAGGAAAAGCCTTTTGCTCGAGTCCAGTCGAGGCAGAAATCGCCTGGGGCCCGCCCGTTTCCAGCTGCTGCTGAAGGCCCTGGCTCGTGCCCTCCTGATTCCTGCTGAGCACATTGGCCGACTGCCCTCCTCGCTGGCAAGAAAAGATGCCGCTGGCAGCTGGAGTTATCTCCAGGATCTGGCTCGCAGTGCTGCTGACCAGGAAGAACGCTATCTGGATCTGAAAAATTACGAAATGGCCTCCCTCTATTTGCTGCCTGAGGCCAAGCCCGCAGATGAGGGCCACGGCGCCTTCATCCAGCACCTCATTGAAGATACGCAGGCCTACCGGCGCATTCTTGCCGTCTTTTACGCCTCAGCGGACATGCAGCTCAGTGCCCTGCAGAAAGAAATCGATCTCTTCAACCGCATGCCTGAGCATGCGCATCACCAGGTCTCCTATAGAGAAGATGAACTTCCCCGGCTTCTGAAAGCAATCTTCCTGCGGCCGGACGTGGTGCAGGCTTTTGTCCACCGGGAGGAAAAGAAGAGCATGTACCATGTCCTCGCCGGCCTTGGTAAGATGGCTTATCTCCCCAGGGTCCTTCACGAAGTGCACAATACCTTCGGCTATGTTACCCCTGAGGTCTTTTCTCAGATCGTCAAGGTGCTGGAACTCGACCCAGCTGCAGTGATCAGAGTGCTGGCTTCTTACAAGGAATTCACTGCAGACCCAAAAGGGCATATTATTATCTATGTCTGCAAGGGAACCGCCTGTTTTCTTCGGGGACAACCTCACATTTCACGGGCTCTCTCTGAACAGCTGCAAGTGGAGCGCGGCCAGGTCTCCGACCAGGGCATCCAGTATCTCGAAATGGACTGCTTTGGTGTCTGCCATCTGGCGCCTGTCATCAAGGTGGGGCAGAGTTTTCTGGCAAACATGACCGCCGAAGACATTCCTGAGACCATTGCCACCCTGTTGCATGGGGTGTCCTATGAAAACCGTCTTGCCTTTCTCAACAGGATCAAGAAGATGTTGGCGCCTGGCTGGGCAGTCTCTCCTGGAGCCAGTCTGCAGATCAGCCAGGTCTACAACTTTCCTGCTGAAATCATAGGCAGCGAGATCAGTCTCAGTGCAGGTGGGGAAGTATATGCCAGGAATAACGGCCGCAGCCAGCAGCTCGGTACTCTGGTGTCGCGTAGCCTATCTTTTGACTACCGCTCCATTGACGGCAGTCAGGACGTGGGCAGTCTGGTAGTGGATGAGACCGGCCAGATACTCGAAATTATAAACTATAGTGATCCAGCTCTCAGCGCGGAGCTCAACAAAACCATAAAACCTCGGGCTCAGGTCGTGGAGGGTCAGGTAACAGTGCGGCGCAACGGTGACAGCCAGTCCCTCGGCAAAGTGAACGGCAATACCGTGGTAATCAGACGAGGAGAAAAGAAGTATGCCAGCATCACCTTCGGGGGAAAGGTTTGCCGGCAGCCGCCAGAAGAAGAAAAAGGCATCCCAAGCTATACCATAAGCGGGGAGCCAGCCGACTTTGTCTCCCGACAGGATCGACTCTTGCTGGGATTCGTTTCTGAAAAGGGCGCAGAAAACATCGATATCTACGAGAAGAATGGCGGCTACCAGGCTGTGCGGCGAATTCTCGGCGTAGAAGACGGCCGTCGCTGGTCTCCAGAAGAGATAATTGCTGAAGTGAGCAAGGCTGGCCTCAGGGGCAGAGGCGGTGCTGGCTTCCCCACAGGGCGCAAGTGGCAGGCCCTTTACCAGGCCGAGCCAATTCTTGAAAAAGGCGACGAGGTGGCCGCACCTTACAAGCTCATTGTGGCCAACGGCGATGAGGGAGACCCGGGAGCTTTCATGGATCGTACACTGGTGCAGGAGAGGCCCCATCAACTCCTCGAGGGGATGATTATCGCTGCCCTCGCTGTGGCAGCGCGCTTTGGGGTGATCTACCTGCGCAAGGAATACGAGGATGCTGTGCGCCGACTGGAAAATGCTCTTTTTCAGGCCAGGCGTCGCGGCTACCTGGGAGAGAACATTTTCGGTGTGGAGGGGGTTCATTTCGATATTGAAATCAGGCTTGGAGCAGGGGCCTTTGTGGCTGGGGAAAAACGGGCCATCATGCGGGCCATTGAAGGCAAGCCAGCTGAACCAACGTTTACCGCGGTTTCCAACACCAGGCGGGGTCTCTGGGGGAAGCCCACCCTGCTCAACAATGTGGAGACCTTCGCCAACATTCCTCTCATTTTGCAAAAGGGCGGCAAGTGGTTTCTGAAGCAGGGATACGGCGTCAGCGGCGGCAGCAAGATATTCTCTGTTGCCGGCATCGTCGAACAAACCGGCCTGGTGGAAGTTCGTTTCGGCCGCACCCTCAGAGACGTCATTGAAATTTGCCAGGGAATCAAGCAGGGCAAGAAACTTGCCGGCGTTCAGATTGGCGGTCCCTCGGGCGCCATTCTCTCCCTCACAGGCATCCGCGAGTATCTGCTGGACTCGCCTCTCGACTTCGACACTTTTTTCTCAGTAGGAGCAATGCTCGGTTCTGGCGGCCTGGTTTTCCTGGGTGAGGATGACGATGTGGTCAGATTGGCCAGACACTTCACGGACTGGCTGGCAGAGGAATCCTGTGGTCAATGTCCCAGCTGTCTGCAGGGCCTGGTCTCCCTGGGAGAAACTCTTGACGCTGTCCTGCAGAAGGAGGCTTACAGCTCCCACATTCATACCCTCTGGAGCAAGAGTGATTTGATCAAGGCCGGGGCTCGCTGCGGCCTGGGAACCACTGCATCCAACCCGGTCACCAGCGCTCTGCGCTTTTTCCCTGTGTGGTTTCTCCATTACCTCCTCGGCAATGAGAGAGTAAACAAGCTGGAGCTCCTGCGGACCCTGGAAGCGCTGCACCTGCTGAGTCGGCAGGATATAACTGTGGTCAGGGAGCGGAGACAGGTGACAGTTGGCCATCTTTTCTTGCTGCGCAAGCGCTTTATCCCCACGGTCTATGCGGAACTGCAGCGTATTGATCAGTACCGTCCCCCTCAGGAGCGTCGTGCCAGCCATTTTCTCCATCTCCTGGGTCTGGAAGAGTGGGAAGTGGGCAAGCGCGATGTGGCTCTCGAGGTTGACCTGGCCGAAATATCTCGTCATGAAGAGTGTCTCAAGGAGGCAGTATAATCTGGCGGCAGTTCTCTATTTATTCCACACTCACTGGGCTGCCGCGGAGCCGTGCTGCTGGGCTTGCCTTCGCAAAGGGAAAGACAGGCCAAACATGTAAGTGGGGAATGGCCCACCTGGCCTACCTTGCATCCGGACTCGATTGCAGGGATGTACAGATGGTGCCGCCTTGTCCGTCGACACGGCCAATCTCACTGAGAAGTCTCATTGGAAAACTCTAGGGCGCAGGGCGCCAGGGGTCCTCAGGGAAGCTGTGTCGGCCAACTTTTATGAACAGGGAGGTGTGATATGACATCTAGGGAAAGGTTCTACTTCCAGTCCTTTGCAGAAGTCGCCAAGGCGGTGAACTCCACCCTCGATCTTCGGGAAGTTCTCAATCTGCTGGTCGAGGAGGTGGCTCGCATCATGGAATTGAAGGCGTGTGCAATTCGCCTGCTGGATTCCAAGAAGAGGACTCTGGAGCTGGTGGCTTCCCATGGGCTCAGCGAGAATTATCGCAACAAAGGGCCGGTAGATGCGGACCAGAGCATTAAAGACGCCATGGAAGGCAAGACCATCAGCATTTACAACGCCATAGAAGATCCACGCGCACCGTACAAAGAACAAGTGCAGCAGGAAGGCATCAGCAGCATCGT
Protein-coding sequences here:
- a CDS encoding NAD(P)H-dependent oxidoreductase subunit E, coding for MTVEGIIGYLLPMEVPPARNPEEVVEFDLAQEPAELLDELPTSRRSKLARTMEALQAQLQCLRALAPYTSINRVRLAANLPFAAFLDSDQRVNLSLEALNIFRQETMCLAEYVNTVALLPRARDRRLPPAMAGLALEVAAIRCFLDRLRTIAGSSRFNRFLAAFAGKGVDPEGSCRLMLEVFLQRDDWRERDQVDMVLEHLEKVAAPDTACGLALSSLKGLLQDEPLLYENAISGLISEARGSLGDLPTARKSLLLESSRGRNRLGPARFQLLLKALARALLIPAEHIGRLPSSLARKDAAGSWSYLQDLARSAADQEERYLDLKNYEMASLYLLPEAKPADEGHGAFIQHLIEDTQAYRRILAVFYASADMQLSALQKEIDLFNRMPEHAHHQVSYREDELPRLLKAIFLRPDVVQAFVHREEKKSMYHVLAGLGKMAYLPRVLHEVHNTFGYVTPEVFSQIVKVLELDPAAVIRVLASYKEFTADPKGHIIIYVCKGTACFLRGQPHISRALSEQLQVERGQVSDQGIQYLEMDCFGVCHLAPVIKVGQSFLANMTAEDIPETIATLLHGVSYENRLAFLNRIKKMLAPGWAVSPGASLQISQVYNFPAEIIGSEISLSAGGEVYARNNGRSQQLGTLVSRSLSFDYRSIDGSQDVGSLVVDETGQILEIINYSDPALSAELNKTIKPRAQVVEGQVTVRRNGDSQSLGKVNGNTVVIRRGEKKYASITFGGKVCRQPPEEEKGIPSYTISGEPADFVSRQDRLLLGFVSEKGAENIDIYEKNGGYQAVRRILGVEDGRRWSPEEIIAEVSKAGLRGRGGAGFPTGRKWQALYQAEPILEKGDEVAAPYKLIVANGDEGDPGAFMDRTLVQERPHQLLEGMIIAALAVAARFGVIYLRKEYEDAVRRLENALFQARRRGYLGENIFGVEGVHFDIEIRLGAGAFVAGEKRAIMRAIEGKPAEPTFTAVSNTRRGLWGKPTLLNNVETFANIPLILQKGGKWFLKQGYGVSGGSKIFSVAGIVEQTGLVEVRFGRTLRDVIEICQGIKQGKKLAGVQIGGPSGAILSLTGIREYLLDSPLDFDTFFSVGAMLGSGGLVFLGEDDDVVRLARHFTDWLAEESCGQCPSCLQGLVSLGETLDAVLQKEAYSSHIHTLWSKSDLIKAGARCGLGTTASNPVTSALRFFPVWFLHYLLGNERVNKLELLRTLEALHLLSRQDITVVRERRQVTVGHLFLLRKRFIPTVYAELQRIDQYRPPQERRASHFLHLLGLEEWEVGKRDVALEVDLAEISRHEECLKEAV